A single region of the Schizosaccharomyces osmophilus chromosome 3, complete sequence genome encodes:
- the adg3 gene encoding ceell wall beta-glucosidase Adg3 gives MFHMYKSLLLLLLTWADLQAANAFPHHRHHHGGQKRDAGQCTFPYAEKMVAVTPEKGNAGWAMSPNQYCTSDSWCPYACEPGYVMAQWSPHAKSYSYPESMHGGLYCDSNGNAVKPFDDKEYCYPGVGNVFAIDETGKGVSFCQTVLPGNEAMLIPTWVSAGSEQVLAVPDASYWVGTAAHYYVNPPGFSTSESCIWGTSDKPYGNWAPYVVGANMDENNITYVKLGANPIYLDDPYWSTIKPRFGLKVECEGNTCSGLPCYMDPREKGVQGCPDGSPNGAGDACFCVVGFQPGTKARIVVVDYSDQMSSSSAMSSGTAAPTASATSTAEMTSSSLTNSSAFALPSGFSSSILTLNTQTNSQSSSSFSLPAPKSTANPSTTGSEISGYHKASSEISSDRSLSFTNFVTVNTVSRGKNQLTGQDSQSTAPENKPVASNTVVTGSSTFKSSQPDPRNSGWSSSTNVPVVPIMTTGTGESKNGSSNNSNNKGKYGSESKFSPTSAKANIFLTTVTSYSNAASPFVHTINGQETTTTTTVAVQNMHAEIQTAFHTLVVSDVVHDTATQYI, from the coding sequence ATGTTCCACATGTACAAGAGCCTACTTTTACTTCTCTTGACTTGGGCAGATTTACAGGCTGCAAACGCTTTCCCCCATCATCGTCATCACCATGGAGGTCAAAAGCGTGATGCTGGACAGTGTACTTTCCCCTATGCCGAGAAAATGGTCGCTGTAACACCAGAAAAGGGAAATGCTGGCTGGGCCATGTCTCCCAATCAGTATTGTACTTCAGATTCTTGGTGCCCCTATGCCTGCGAACCAGGATATGTAATGGCTCAATGGAGCCCTCATGCAAAATCGTATTCTTATCCCGAGTCCATGCATGGAGGACTCTATTGTGACTCAAATGGTAATGCCGTAAAACCCTTTGACGACAAGGAGTACTGTTATCCAGGAGTTGGTAATGTCTTTGCAATTGATGAAACTGGAAAAggagtttctttttgccaGACCGTTTTGCCTGGTAACGAAGCTATGCTTATACCAACTTGGGTCTCTGCTGGTTCAGAACAAGTTTTGGCAGTTCCAGATGCCTCTTACTGGGTTGGTACTGCTGCCCATTACTATGTTAATCCCCCAGGTTTTTCTACAAGTGAGAGCTGTATATGGGGTACTTCTGACAAGCCCTACGGAAACTGGGCCCCTTACGTAGTCGGTGCCAACATGGATGAAAATAACATTACTTATGTGAAGCTGGGTGCAAATCCGATTTATCTGGATGATCCCTATTGGTCTACTATTAAGCCAAGGTTTGGATTAAAGGTTGAATGTGAAGGCAATACTTGTTCCGGGCTACCATGCTATATGGATCCTCGCGAAAAAGGTGTACAAGGATGCCCTGACGGGAGTCCAAATGGAGCAGGTGATGCCTGTTTTTGTGTTGTTGGCTTTCAACCTGGAACAAAAGCTCGAATTGTTGTTGTGGACTACAGTGACCAAATGAGCTCCTCATCAGCTATGTCTTCTGGTACTGCCGCCCCAACTGCTTCTGCTACTTCGACAGCAGAAATGACTTCAAGTAGTTTGACTAATTCTAGCGCGTTTGCACTTCCTAGTGGCTTCTCTTCGTCCATACTAACTTTAAATACCCAAACAAATTCGCAAAGTTCGTCGTCATTCTCTTTGCCGGCACCCAAAAGTACTGCAAACCCTAGTACCACTGGTTCAGAAATAAGTGGTTATCATAAAGCTAGTAGTGAGATTTCGTCAGACAGAAGCCTTTCTTTTACTAACTTTGTAACTGTCAACACGGTCAGTCGCGGAAAGAATCAATTGACCGGCCAGGATAGCCAATCAACCGCACCCGAGAACAAACCTGTTGCTAGCAATACAGTAGTGACCGGGTCAAGTACTTTTAAAAGCAGTCAACCCGATCCTCGCAATAGTGGATGGTCTTCTTCAACCAACGTCCCTGTAGTCCCAATAATGACTACAGGTACAGGTGAATCCAAGAATGGTTCATCCAACAATAGTAATAACAAGGGAAAATATGGTTCCGAATCTAAGTTTTCTCCTACTAGTGCAAAAGCCAACATTTTTCTTACTACGGTAACTTCTTATTCGAATGCCGCTTCCCCATTCGTCCATACAATCAATGGACAAGAAACGACAACTACCACGACGGTGGCTGTTCAAAATATGCACGCTGAAATTCAGACTGCCTTTCATACGCTAGTAGTATCCGATGTGGTACATGACACAGCGACCCaatatatttaa
- a CDS encoding transmembrane transporter: MDFLKLSVKRSSLPFIVGTIAIALFTDLFLYGVITPILPFSLVDRVGVPPEKVQTVISTLLSVYAIANITASSPIGYLADKFLTRKMPMLIGLLFLTSATGLLTVGTNVPMLIIARALQGLSAAVVWTVGLALLVDVVGPEHIGSTMGGIFGFISLGEIVAPVFGGIIYESMGYYAAFGMCFIILFIDIVLRLLMIEPREAKKISPDDPESQPILRPTNDPLTSNSASSNPIVKIFCLPIYKLLSHRQLIGPFWTSFVNSSLFSSFDATVPLELQKIFGFNSLQCGLMFGVLSTPYFFCGAWAGAMVDRKGSRTIGMYSYAVLGSTLLLLCIPRTYSISNVYLFGIFLALNGVVLSFTSSPGFVQSSRYVAEYELEHPTFFGRNGPYTQLFSAYNIVYSLGMIIGPVVAGFLRDRYGFIASTISISALCFSASIVAWYCFSDRDENEESVHCSF, encoded by the coding sequence ATGGACTTCTTGAAACTCAGTGTGAAACGAAGTAGTTTGCCTTTTATTGTCGGAACAATCGCAATTGCGTTGTTTACAGACCTTTTTCTCTATGGTGTTATTACTCCCATTCTTCCCTTTTCGTTGGTAGATCGAGTTGGGGTTCCCCCAGAAAAAGTTCAGACTGTCATCAGTACACTTCTTTCTGTCTATGCAATCGCAAACATTACAGCAAGTTCCCCGATTGGGTACCTTGCAGACAAATTCTTAACTAGAAAAATGCCCATGCTAATTGGGCTCTTGTTTTTGACATCTGCAACAGGTTTACTCACAGTAGGCACGAACGTGCCTATGCTCATCATAGCCCGCGCTCTTCAAGGATTGTCTGCGGCGGTCGTTTGGACAGTGGGCTTGGCTTTATTAGTCGATGTCGTTGGACCAGAGCATATTGGGTCAACGATGGGtggaatttttggttttatttctCTTGGTGAAATAGTCGCCCCTGTATTTGGAGGAATTATATATGAATCCATGGGTTATTATGCTGCCTTTGGTATGTGCTTCATTATTCTGTTCATCGATATAGTCCTCCGGCTTCTTATGATTGAGCCAAGagaagcaaagaaaatttcaCCTGATGACCCTGAAAGCCAGCCAATTTTACGTCCTACAAATGATCCTCTAACATCTAACAGCGCTTCGTCGAATCCAATTGTTAAAATCTTTTGTCTACCTATTTACAAACTTTTATCTCATCGTCAGCTCATTGGACCTTTTTGGACGAGTTTTGtaaattcatctttgttttcttcttttgatgcCACAGTTCCATTGGAGTTGCAAAagatttttggatttaatTCCCTTCAATGTGGCTTAATGTTTGGCGTTTTAAGTACTCCATACTTTTTCTGCGGAGCTTGGGCCGGCGCTATGGTAGACCGCAAAGGCTCTCGGACCATTGGTATGTACTCCTACGCTGTCCTGGGTTCTACCTTACTTCTTTTGTGTATACCTAGAACATACTCTATTTCCAACGTATACTTGTTTGGTATCTTTTTGGCTTTGAATGGTGTTGTCTTGTCATTCACATCATCTCCAGGATTTGTCCAGTCCTCTCGTTATGTTGCCGAATACGAGCTGGAACACCCTACTTTCTTTGGACGTAATGGCCCTTATACACAGCTCTTTAGTGCTTACAACATTGTTTACTCTCTTGGCATGATTATCGGTCCTGTAGTCGCTGGATTTCTTCGGGATCGTTACGGTTTTATCGCTTCAACTATTTCCATATCAGCACTATGTTTCAGTGCTAGCATCGTAGCATGGTATTGCTTTAGTGATCgtgatgaaaatgaagagtcTGTTCACTGTTCATTTTAA
- a CDS encoding shuttle craft like transcriptional repressor/ubiquitin-protein ligase E3, with protein METSKNSPEAHTVKKGGRKFPRKNRNSSTQLSSSKQNGVNTEHSKTTSATIDGEPSGSKRASSAASLSADAPSFVPGMGLLTESSFGNRSNETNEKPSNSEKAEPNSKKNRNRNRKRPSSTKKVDGVSTEQFNDTASSKRNGREHNRKPSNANAEKQNETNKPKEEPKASKGKKREGSKKPKESIDLSKLDMTSRMIFEIKKMLYECSVCTDIVKTSTPVWTCSTCFHAFHLKCTRKWMKNSIEQRNEPVWRCPSCQTPQKETSLQYTCWCGKQDEPESVKGLTPHSCGEPCGRTRGQDCVHPCPLLCHPGPCPPCTATVEQFCLCGKESKITRCSGKSRAPQESFRCENICGEVLPCSKHTCKQRCHSGLCGACYEPIRASCYCGAHSKTYTCSVLPDPISCVRLVDGTVAEYNGYYSCGSFCEQYFDCGIHRCSKVCHPRSKTLEQCPLSPSIVAKCFCGKKNISDLLNGSERNSCEDSIPTCGNICLKQLPCGHQCKQNCHPGSCGSCQEVVTVPCRCKFNSVQVSCEELQKGYIPTCERLCSVLLSCGRHECNKKCCSGYPKAQARLALRPKGALLRYHLLSEEFEEEHICLRPCNKKLGCGNHSCNHMCHRGPCPRCLEASFEELTCTCGRTKLYPPIPCGTPIPSCPYLCTLPKSCGHPQVKHNCHPPSEPCPFCPYLVKKNCLCGKHLMENQPCSKENVRCGTVCGKLLGCGIHKCEKTCHREGECESVCRKPCGKRRLYCEHTCELPCHSEIPCDQKVSCKAMVAAVCSCGLIKTQVSCGASFENPSPEHKISCTVDCAREERKRVLADALNINPDRKGKEVSQYTKSLLIYYRDNREFGREIETALCDLCESEKPSVSFPPMQREQRWFIHTLAKLYGAESESFDSEPKRNVVVYNKGMVKTPGVFLKEALDYYSQHPTMLLQSDSAFSNAPSSNASKTVGAGQEEIFESSYDSEYNALFITDFRKEGEISEEEIRNALADIGDFESITWSIFRVENGIVMKPLGIEDIAGISSRLIALRALVNPRMLTANIADRCDVCQVNEENVVSKIRMPRIRSKKKAFLKLAPSQSLSAVNPFETLERDIN; from the coding sequence ATGGAAACATCTAAGAATTCCCCTGAAGCTCATACTGTAAAGAAGGGTGGTCGAAAATTTCCTAGAAAGAATAGAAATTCATCGACTCAATTGTCATCTTCTAAACAAAATGGTGTGAATACCGAGCATTCGAAAACCACTTCTGCTACCATAGACGGTGAGCCTTCAGGTTCAAAGAGGGCGTCTTCAGCAGCCTCTCTATCAGCCGATGCCCCTAGTTTTGTTCCAGGCATGGGCTTGTTAACGGAATCTTCATTTGGAAACCGTTCTAACgaaacaaacgaaaaacCCTCGAATTCAGAAAAAGCGGAAccaaattccaaaaagaacaggaatagaaacagaaaaaggCCTTCTTCAACAAAGAAGGTTGACGGCGTTTCTACTGAACAATTTAATGATACTGCGTCTTCCAAAAGGAATGGAAGAGAGCATAACAGGAAACCGAGTAATGCCAACgctgaaaagcaaaatgagACAAACAAGCCCAAAGAAGAACCAAAGGCTTCTAAAgggaaaaagagagaagGATCTAAAAAGCCAAAGGAGAGCATTGATCTTTCTAAGCTTGACATGACTTCGAGAATGATTTTcgagataaaaaaaatgctttaCGAATGTAGTGTTTGTACTGACATTGTGAAAACAAGCACCCCTGTTTGGACCTGTTCGACTTGTTTTCACGCTTTCCATTTGAAATGTACTagaaaatggatgaaaaatTCTATTGAGCAAAGGAACGAGCCGGTCTGGCGTTGTCCTTCTTGTCAAACtccacaaaaagaaacgtcTCTGCAGTACACTTGTTGGTGCGGTAAACAAGATGAACCTGAGTCTGTTAAAGGGTTGACACCTCATTCTTGTGGCGAGCCTTGTGGTAGGACTCGAGGTCAGGATTGTGTACACCCATGTCCATTACTTTGCCATCCTGGTCCTTGTCCACCTTGTACGGCTACTGTTGAACAGTTTTGCCTTTGTGGtaaggaaagcaaaataaCTCGTTGCTCAGGAAAGTCCAGAGCTCCCCAAGAATCTTTCAGATGCGAAAATATATGTGGTGAAGTTTTGCCATGCAGTAAGCATACCTGTAAACAACGTTGTCATTCAGGTTTATGTGGTGCATGCTATGAACCTATTCGTGCAAGCTGCTATTGTGGTGctcattcaaaaacatataCATGCTCTGTCTTACCAGATCCCATTTCATGTGTAAGACTTGTGGATGGCACAGTCGCCGAATATAATGGTTATTATAGCTGCGGCAGTTTTTGTGAGCAGTACTTCGATTGCGGAATTCATAGGTGCTCGAAGGTTTGTCATCCTCGATCAAAAACTCTTGAACAGTGTCCTTTATCCCCGAGTATCGTAGCAAAATGCTTTTgtggaaaaaagaatatttcCGACCTGCTGAATGGCAGCGAGCGTAATTCATGCGAGGATTCTATTCCTACTTGTGGAaatatttgtttgaaaCAACTGCCTTGCGGGCATCAATGTAAACAGAATTGTCATCCAGGTTCTTGTGGATCTTGTCAAGAAGTTGTCACCGTTCCATGCAGGTGCAAGTTCAATTCCGTGCAGGTTTCTTGTGAGGAACTTCAAAAGGGATATATACCAACGTGTGAACGACTTTGTAGCGTATTACTTAGTTGTGGGCGACATGAATGTAACAAAAAGTGTTGTAGTGGTTATCCTAAGGCACAAGCTCGTCTGGCTTTACGTCCAAAAGGTGCTTTGCTTCGTTATCATTTACTTtctgaagaatttgaagaagaacataTATGCTTACGTCCTTGCAACAAGAAGTTGGGTTGTGGTAATCATTCCTGCAATCATATGTGCCATCGTGGCCCTTGTCCTCGATGCTTGgaagcttcttttgaagaacttACTTGCACTTGTGGACGTACGAAATTGTATCCCCCCATCCCTTGCGGTACACCTATTCCTAGCTGTCCTTATCTTTGTACCTTACCGAAATCCTGTGGACATCCTCAGGTAAAACACAATTGCCATCCACCTTCGGAGCCTTGTCCCTTTTGTCCGTATCTTGTGAAAAAGAACTGTCTTTGTGGCAAACATCTGATGGAAAATCAACCCTGCTCGAAGGAAAATGTTCGCTGCGGAACGGTTTGTGGAAAGCTGTTAGGTTGCGGAATTCACAAGTGTGAGAAAACATGCCATCGCGAGGGAGAATGCGAAAGTGTTTGCAGAAAACCTTGTGGAAAGCGTAGATTGTATTGTGAGCATACTTGTGAATTACCTTGTCATTCCGAAATCCCATGCGATCAGAAAGTGTCATGTAAAGCAATGGTGGCTGCTGTGTGTTCATGTGGATTAATTAAGACTCAGGTATCTTGTGGTGcaagttttgaaaatccTTCTCCTGAGCATAAAATATCTTGTACAGTAGACTGCGCAAGAGAAGAGCGTAAACGTGTTTTAGCAGATGCGTTGAATATTAACCCTGATCGAAAAGGCAAAGAGGTTTCACAATATACGAAGAgtttattgatttattATCGAGATAACAGAGAATTTGGTCGGGAAATTGAGACAGCTCTTTGTGATCTATGTGAAAGCGAAAAGCCCAGTGTTAGCTTTCCCCCAATGCAACGTGAACAACGATGGTTCATTCATACTTTAGCAAAGTTATATGGAGCAGAAAGCGAATCATTTGATTCTGAACCTAAACGCAATGTTGTTGTTTATAATAAAGGTATGGTAAAGACCCCGGGCgtgtttttgaaggaagCCTTGGATTATTATTCGCAGCATCCAACGATGTTATTACAAAGCGACAGTGCTTTTAGTAATGCGCCGTCTTCAAATGCGAGCAAAACAGTTGGGGCGGGTCAGGAAGAAATCTTTGAGTCATCTTATGATTCGGAATACAACGCTCTTTTTATCACAGATTTCCGAAAGGAAGGTGAAATCTCTGAGGAAGAGATAAGAAATGCTTTGGCTGATATAGGtgattttgaaagcatAACTTGGTCTATTTTCCGTGTAGAAAATGGTATTGTTATGAAGCCATTGGGCATTGAAGATATTGCTGGTATATCGTCGCGCTTAATTGCATTACGTGCATTAGTAAATCCGAGGATGTTAACTGCAAATATTGCTGACCGTTGTGATGTTTGTCAAGTGAATGAGGAGAATGTTGTTAGTAAAATTCGTATGCCACGAATTCGTTCCAAGAAGAAagcatttttaaaattggCCCCCTCACAATCTTTGAGCGCAGTGAATCCTTTTGAAACTTTGGAAAGAGACATTAATTAA
- the pof6 gene encoding F-box protein Pof6, producing MKGSEARENALRKIRKKLLSRQNYQTGALYGKLTINIYLRIFSLVGTVDLCNCHLVCKKFYELCRSNTIYIKKLLSMEAWDTALSKSLYLESRSGGMSSEGMSSSVEKTKGSQSESTSSYGAMEKSIGTLPHSLLGTLPENETSLPIAVDYYTPQGREDVMHVFDRVSHRIEMARLDYIRVWRTLAPMYRNLAYASNTLDPIAFSSFQTPEEQAIVLKFLLRFGNSKPYGWLDSSMQNAILDMAVLFEQACLDELALGIDSRNLELVSQFSHVLHDFSKPSVYVQLYMSKHRDYLQSYFQFDPYSLFTMNSDNERSQIQWGILENVISETIKLLTSEYAFTSASFPVSELVEIPYAREIVGNSFKNYVTSIVEHIGDEEGDLYLIFISGLYRLCKRLFDIPYGSLLVDTIFQSQIDIYISQELHNFKIVAQSVVDQWDMSIREKEGATESFFFRNVGQNTAKNNFLETFKNVMLLPVSLFSFPSENNEQTNSSRQDQISKKPDLYDGLDNLDPSRFVPSNVYVSQDQLSHLPTTELAAQAAVLDSKLEGISNMFSLELALKIVHLCKISLARSKIFLGISNSQDEDIQALQKDLFVQLLRQLGQGHLKHGFDRAIEHLSLFDPRKDFSNNTVEPIVKFLELITVGDMIQQMMDTFYNEEMSSICVRDDMFDPAIAEKKKFEQLLDERAAFGLHKGIDVIIEHVDFLLESKTPINYFSPQSIGLTNTMVEPSVAAKSITQFLRTHMKLLVGCTDHEILDLFYKEIGMRLFNSLTRYIKQRKFTVEGGLMLLSDLNVYYEFVVSLKQRALLPYFRALKEIAHLFIIDGKNAEEIGKLATDNSRFSTAFHTEEVYEFIHCRIDWLSIKYQVDKVIHGLACCIM from the exons ATGAAGGGTTCTGAAGCTCGTGAAAATGCGTTAAGAAAAATACGTAAAAAGCTATTAAGTCGTCAAAATTACCAAACGGGTGCGCTGTACGGAAAGCTAACAATCAACATCTATTTGCGAATTTTCTCACTTGTTGGGACTGTAGACTTGTGCAATTGCCATTTAGTATGCAAgaaattttatgaattatGTCGCTCAAACACCATCTATATAAAAAAGCTACTTTCGATGGAGGCATGGGACACTGCGTTGTCGAAGTCATTATACTTAGAATCTAGAAGTGGGGGAATGTCCAGTGAAGGAATGTCGAGTAGTGTTGAAAAGACCAAGGGTTCACAAAGTGAAAGTACTTCTAGTTACGGTGCTATGGAGAAATCGATTGGAACATTACCACATTCTTTGTTAGGCACACTGCCAGAAAACGAAACGTCTTTACCAATAGCGGTCGATTACTATACACCACAAGGTAGAGAAGATGTGATGCATGTATTCGACAGAGTTAGTCACCGAATTGAAATGGCGCGACTAGATTACATTCGTGTTTGGAGAACACTAGCTCCAATGTACCGAAATTTGGCCTACGCTAGTAATACATTAGACCCGatagctttttcttccttccaaACGCCGGAAGAACAAGCTATTGTCTTAAAGTTTTTACTTCGATTTGGTAACTCTAAACCTTACGGATGGCTTGACTCATCTATGCAGAATGCAATTTTAGATATGGCCGTTTTGTTTGAGCAGGCTTGCCTAGATGAGTTAGCGCTCGGTATAGATTCCCGAAACTTGGAGCTTGTTTCCCAATTTTCACATGTACTGCATGATTTTTCCAAGCCAAGTGTGTATGTTCAATTATACATGTCAAAGCATAGAGATTATCTACAATCGTACTTTCAATTTGACCCATACAGTCTTTTTACTATGAATTCCGACAATGAGCGCTCACAAATTCAATGGGGAATCCTTGAGAATGTAATCAGCGAGACAATCAAGTTACTTACATCAGAATATGCTTTTACTTCAGCATCTTTTCCCGTCTCTGAGCTCGTTGAAATTCCATATGCAAGAGAAATCGTTGGGAACTCctttaaaaattatgttACTTCGATCGTTGAGCATATAGGCGATGAGGAAGGTGATTTGTATTTGATCTTTATTTCTGGCCTTTATCGTCTATGTAAGCGTTTGTTTGATATTCCTTATGGTTCCCTACTTGTAGACACCATCTTTCAATCTCAAAttgatatatatatttccCAGGAGCTACATAATTTCAAGATTGTCGCACAATCTGTGGTAGATCAATGGGACATGTCTATACGAGAAAAGGAAGGTGCTACTgagtctttctttttcaggAATGTCGGTCAAAACACTGCaaagaataatttcttGGAAACTTTCAAGAACGTTATGCTGCTTCCTgtttccttgttttctttcccttCTGAAAACAATGAGCAAACAAACTCAAGTCGGCAAGATCAAATTTCTAAAAAACCTGATTTGTATGATGGTTTGGATAATCTAGATCCCTCAAGATTTGTGCCGTCAAACGTATATGTTTCGCAAGATCAATTATCACATCTGCCTACTACAGAGTTGGCAGCCCAGGCTGCCGTTTTGGATTCAAAATTGGAAGGTATAAGTAACATGTTCAGTTTAGAACTTGCCTTAAAAATAGTGCATTTATGTAAAATCAGTCTTGCTCGATCCAAAATTTTCCTTGGCATCTCAAACAGCCAAGATGAAGATATCCAAGCTTTGCAGAAAGACCTCTTTGTTCAGTTATTGAGACAATTGGGCCAAGGGCATCTTAAACATGGATTCGACCGAGCTATCGAACATCTATCTTTGTTCGATCCTAGAAAAGACTTTTCTAATAATACCGTTGAACCTATTGTTAAATTTCTTGAGCTCATCACCGTTGGTGATATGATCCAGCAAATGATGGACACCTTCTataatgaagaaatgaGTTCAATCTGCGTTCGAGATGATATGTTTGATCCGGCGATTgccgaaaaaaaaaaatttgaacaaCTGTTGGATGAAAGAGCTGCATTTGGTCTACATAAAGGAATTGATGTCATTATCGAGCATGTTGACTTCTTGCTGGAATCGAAGACGCCTATAAACTATTTCTCCCCTCAGTCTATTGGTCTTACAAATACGATGGTTGAACCCTCGGTGGCAGCGAAAAGTATTACTCAATTTTTGCGTACTCATATGAAGCTTCTAGTGGGCTGTACAGATCATGAGATCTTGGACTTATTCTACAAAGAGATAGGAATGCGtttattcaattcattGACCCGTTATATAAAGCAACGTAAATTTACTGTTGAAGGAGGGTTGATGCTTTTGAG TGATTTAAACGTCTATTACGAGTTTGTGGTTTCATTGAAACAGCGTGCATTGTTACCTTACTTCAGggctttaaaagaaattgcaCATTTATTCATTATTGATGGCAAGAATGCAGAAGAGATTGGAAAACTAGCAACTGACAACTCTCGTTTTTCTACTGCGTTCCACACAGAAGAAGTTTACGAATTCATTCATTGCCGAATTGATTGGCTCAGCATAAAGTATCAAGTTGACAAGGTTATTCATGGTTTGGCTTGCTGTATTATGtga
- the rsa4 gene encoding notchless-like ribosome biogenesis protein Rsa4 produces MATLLPPKSKKQKKEEQNPTPFEVPEKYPLVNIQFRASDDSHEVPSLLVPGNSSARQLDILLNQLLGSPEDPVPYTFALKHGEDAVEIPDNLYTTVFHSGLMKTEDHLTLLYTPQAVFRVRAITRCAASMNGHDGTIISAQFSPSSSARLVTGSGDCTARLWDCDTQTPISTLKGHQNWVSCISWAPDASIIATGSMDNTIRLWEPKKGAPIGDALRRHTKPIMALCWQPLHLSPESGPYLLASGSKDNTVRVWNTKLRTLVYTLSGHTAPITCVKWGGQNWIYSASYDKTIRIWDAKDGKCLHILKGHAARVNHLSLSTEHVLRSGAYDHTDFKPKNFREERDKAKERYEICVKQSGERLVSASDDLQLMLWDPYKTTKAVAKMHGHQKVVNYASFSPDGRHIATASFDSSVRLWDAKTGKFLATLRGHVAAVYQCAWSTDSRLLVSSSQDTTLKVWDVRTKKLKCDLPGHIDQVFAVDWSPDGQRVASGGADKAVRIWTH; encoded by the exons ATGGCGACTTTGCTTCCTcctaaaagcaaaaaacagaaaaaggaagaacaGAACCCTACTCCGTTCGAAGTTCCTGAAAAATATCCACTCGTAAATATTCAGTTTCGAGCCTCAGATGACAGCCATGAAGTTCCTTCTCTTTTGGTCCCTGGAAACAGTTCGGCTCGTCAATTAGATATCCTTTTAAATCAATTGCTTGGTTCT ccCGAGGATCCCGTTCCTTACACCTTTGCTTTAAAACATGGTGAAGATGCTGTGGAAATTCCTGATAACCTTTATACTACTGTGTTTCATAGTGGTCTCATGAAAACCGAAGATCATTTAACATTGTTGTATACCCCTCAAGCAGTTTTCCGGGTTCGCGCAATCACTCGATGTGCAGCTTCAATGAACGGACATGACGGCACTATCATCTCTGCCCAGTTTTCTCCAAGCTCTAGCGCTCGCTTGGTTACTGGAAGTGGTGACTGCACAGCCAGGTTATGGGACTGCGATACTCAAACCCCCATCTCTACTCTGAAAGGACATCAGAATTGGGTTTCTTGTATTTCATGGGCTCCAGATGCCTCTATCATTGCTACTGGAAGCATGGACAATACT ATCCGTTTATGGGAACCAAAGAAAGGCGCCCCCATTGGTGATGCACTTCGCCGTCATACCAAACCTATTATGGCCCTTTGTTGGCAGCCTCTTCACTTGAGTCCGGAGTCTGGTCCATATTTACTTGCCTCTGGCTCTAAAGATAACACCGTTCGTGTTTGGAACACCAAACTTAGGACTCTTGTATATACACTTTCTGGTCACACTGCACCCATCACTTGTGTCAAATGGGGTGGACAGAATTGGATTTATTCTGCTTCATATGATAAAACCATTCGTATATGGGATGCCAAGGAC GGAAAATGTTTACACATTTTAAAGGGACACGCTGCCCGTGTCAATCATTTGTCTTTGTCTACGGAACATGTTTTGCGCTCTGGTGCTTATGATCATACCGATTTTAAACCTAAGAACTTTCGTGAGGAACGCGACAAAGCTAAAGAGCGTTATGAGATATGTGTAAAACAATCCGGCGAACGTCTTGTTTCTGCAAGCGATGACTTACAATTAATGTTATGGGATCCTTATAAAACCACTAAAGCTGTTGCCAAAATGCACGGTCACCAGAAGGTAGTAAACTATGCATCATTTTCTCCCGATGGTCGTCATATTGCAACTGCCAGTTTCGATAGTTCGGTGCGCTTGTGGGATGCGAAGACAGGAAAATTCCTTGCTACGCTACGTGGACATGTTGCCGCTGTTTATCAGTGTGCTTGGTCTACCGATTCCAGATTACTTGTAAGCTCTTCTCAAGATACGACGTTGAAGGTCTGGGATGTCCGTACGAAAAAGTTGAAGTGTGATTTGCCAGGTCATATTGACCAGGTATTTGCCGTAGACTGGTCGCCTGATGGGCAACGCGTTGCCTCAGGAGGTGCCGACAAAGCTGTACGGATATGGACGcattaa